GAATAGAACAGTTAATTTGCTGAAAAGAGGGAAGTTTGGAGAAGGAACTGGTCCGACTTATCCTGCAAAAAAGCAAAAGTAATAAGGATAAAATAAAAGCATACATAAAGAGGGGAAAGCTATGAAAGTAAAATGGGGAATTATTGGATGTGGAGTAATAGTTAACAAAAGAAGTGGGGAGGCAATCAAGTCAGCAGAAAATAGTGAAATTGTGGCATTGATGGATAAAGATATCAATCGAGTAAACGACACTGCAAGCAAACTTAATGTAAGTAAATGTTATGATAATTTAGACAAATTTTTAGATGATAAAGAAATCGATGCTGTTTATATAGCTACTCCAGGTAATACGCATTGTGAATTAACAATAGCTGCGGCAAAGAAAGGCAAGCATGTATTATGTGAAAAACCGATGGCTTTAAATTATGCCCAATGCAGAAAAATGATAGATGTTTGTAAAGAAAATAATGTTAAATTAGGAGTTGCTTATTATCGTCGTTGTTTTCCTAAATCAAAAAAAATAAAACAACTAATAACTGAAAACAAAATTGGCAAAATAGTTTTTGCACATATAGTTTACAGCTCTACAATGAAGGCGTATTTAGAAAATATTGACAAATGGATTGCTAAGGCTGAATTCGGCGGTGGTTTACTGCTGAATGAGGGATGTCATCTTCTGGACTTGCTGAGTTATTTCATGGGAGAACCGACAAAAGTTTGCGGATTTTCTGACCGTTTAACATTTGATACCGGTGCTGCTGATTCCGTACAAATACTTCTTCAGTATAATAAAACAGCTCATGCATCAATATGTTTTAATACCAATATTGCTTACCCAAAGACCTATACAGAAACAATATTTGGTACTGAAGGGACAATTTCAGGACCTGTTCTTTCACCAAGGTCTGAAATTACTGTTGAAACAAAAAATGGTATAGAAGCAGTTAAATTTGAATCATTATCCAATCACCATTTACCAATAGTACAAGATTTTGTAGATAGTATCATTGATAATCGAACTCCATTTGTCTCGGGAGAAGAAGGAGCCAAGACATCAAAAATAATGGATGCAGTATTAGAGTCTTCCAAAACAGGAAAAGTAATTCATATTTAATAAATAAGATTATGAGAAAACCAAAAAAAGTAACTATATCTGAAATTGCGAAAAAAGCTGGTACATCAGTTACTGCTGTTTCTTTTGTATTAAACAAT
The window above is part of the bacterium genome. Proteins encoded here:
- a CDS encoding Gfo/Idh/MocA family oxidoreductase; the protein is MKVKWGIIGCGVIVNKRSGEAIKSAENSEIVALMDKDINRVNDTASKLNVSKCYDNLDKFLDDKEIDAVYIATPGNTHCELTIAAAKKGKHVLCEKPMALNYAQCRKMIDVCKENNVKLGVAYYRRCFPKSKKIKQLITENKIGKIVFAHIVYSSTMKAYLENIDKWIAKAEFGGGLLLNEGCHLLDLLSYFMGEPTKVCGFSDRLTFDTGAADSVQILLQYNKTAHASICFNTNIAYPKTYTETIFGTEGTISGPVLSPRSEITVETKNGIEAVKFESLSNHHLPIVQDFVDSIIDNRTPFVSGEEGAKTSKIMDAVLESSKTGKVIHI